The Streptomyces sp. SS1-1 genome has a segment encoding these proteins:
- a CDS encoding winged-helix domain-containing protein, whose amino-acid sequence MSSLLLLTNALQPSTEVLPALGLLLHNVRVAPAEGPALVDTPGADVILVDGRRDLPQVRSLCQLLRSTGPGCPLVLVVTEGGLAAVTADWGIDDVLLDTAGPAEVEARLRLAMGRQQIVNDDSPMEIRNGDLSVDEATYSAKLKGRVLDLTFKEFELLKYLAQHPGRVFTRAQLLQEVWGYDYFGGTRTVDVHVRRLRAKLGPEHESLIGTVRNVGYRFVTPEKPERSAEEPKASSGRAKPVDTDTAAALDATEVRADA is encoded by the coding sequence ATGAGTTCTCTGCTGCTCCTGACCAACGCCCTCCAGCCGTCGACGGAGGTGCTCCCCGCACTCGGCCTGCTGCTGCACAACGTGCGGGTGGCCCCCGCCGAGGGCCCCGCCCTCGTCGACACCCCCGGCGCCGACGTCATCCTCGTCGACGGCCGGCGCGACCTGCCGCAGGTGCGCAGCCTCTGCCAGCTGCTGCGCTCCACCGGCCCCGGCTGTCCGCTCGTCCTGGTCGTCACCGAGGGCGGCCTCGCCGCCGTGACCGCCGACTGGGGCATCGACGACGTCCTGCTCGACACGGCGGGCCCCGCCGAGGTCGAGGCCCGGCTGCGGCTCGCCATGGGCCGCCAGCAGATCGTCAACGACGACTCCCCCATGGAGATCCGCAACGGCGACCTCTCCGTGGACGAGGCCACCTACAGCGCGAAACTGAAGGGCCGGGTCCTGGACCTCACCTTCAAGGAGTTCGAGCTGCTGAAGTACCTCGCCCAGCACCCGGGCCGCGTCTTCACCCGCGCCCAGCTCCTCCAGGAGGTCTGGGGCTACGACTACTTCGGCGGCACCCGGACGGTGGACGTGCACGTACGGCGGCTGCGCGCGAAGCTCGGCCCCGAGCACGAGTCGCTGATCGGCACCGTCCGCAACGTCGGTTATCGATTCGTTACCCCGGAGAAGCCGGAGCGCTCCGCCGAGGAGCCGAAGGCCTCGTCCGGGCGGGCAAAGCCGGTGGATACGGACACCGCGGCCGCCCTGGACGCCACCGAGGTCCGCGCCGACGCCTGA
- a CDS encoding LacI family DNA-binding transcriptional regulator, with amino-acid sequence MAKVTRDDVARLAGTSTAVVSYVINNGPRPVAPATRERVLAAIKELGYRPDRVAQAMASRRTDLIGLIVPDARQPFFGEMAHAVEWAAAERGKMVLVGNSDYVGEREVHYLRAFLGMRVSGLILVSHALNDLAAAEIEAWDARVVLLHERPEAIDDVAVVTDDLGGAQLAVRHLLEHGYPYVACMGGTAETPAVGDPVSDHVEGWKRAMAEAGLPTEGRLFEAPYNRYDAYRIALDILSGPRRPPAIFCSTDDQAIGVLRAARELRIDVPGELAVAGFDDIKEAALADPPLTTVASDRSAMARAAVDLVLDDGVRVAGSRRERLKVFPSRLVQRQSCGCA; translated from the coding sequence GTGGCCAAGGTGACTCGCGATGACGTCGCACGACTGGCGGGGACATCGACCGCCGTCGTCAGCTATGTCATCAACAACGGACCCCGGCCGGTCGCCCCGGCCACCCGCGAGCGTGTGCTCGCCGCGATCAAGGAGCTGGGCTACCGGCCCGACCGGGTCGCCCAGGCCATGGCCTCGCGGCGCACGGACCTCATAGGCCTGATCGTGCCGGACGCCCGCCAGCCCTTCTTCGGGGAGATGGCGCACGCGGTCGAGTGGGCCGCCGCCGAGCGCGGCAAGATGGTCCTCGTCGGCAACTCCGACTACGTCGGCGAGCGCGAGGTGCACTATCTGCGGGCGTTCCTCGGGATGCGCGTCTCCGGGCTCATCCTCGTCTCGCACGCCCTGAACGACCTGGCCGCCGCCGAGATCGAGGCGTGGGACGCCCGGGTCGTGCTGCTGCACGAGCGGCCCGAGGCCATCGACGACGTCGCCGTCGTCACCGACGACCTGGGCGGCGCCCAGCTCGCCGTACGCCATCTGCTGGAGCACGGATACCCGTACGTCGCCTGCATGGGCGGCACCGCGGAGACCCCGGCGGTCGGCGACCCCGTGTCCGACCACGTCGAGGGCTGGAAGCGGGCCATGGCGGAGGCCGGGCTGCCCACCGAGGGACGGCTGTTCGAGGCGCCGTACAACCGCTACGACGCCTACCGCATAGCGCTGGACATCCTGTCTGGGCCGCGGCGGCCCCCCGCGATCTTCTGCTCCACCGACGACCAGGCCATCGGCGTGCTGCGCGCGGCGCGCGAGCTGCGCATCGACGTCCCCGGAGAGCTGGCCGTCGCCGGCTTCGACGACATCAAGGAGGCGGCGCTGGCGGACCCGCCGCTGACGACGGTCGCCTCCGACCGCTCGGCCATGGCGCGCGCCGCCGTCGACCTCGTCCTCGACGACGGGGTGCGGGTCGCGGGATCGCGCCGGGAGCGGCTGAAGGTGTTCCCGTCCCGGCTCGTCCAGCGCCAGTCCTGCGGCTGCGCCTGA
- a CDS encoding S1C family serine protease, which translates to MTESYRRSGDDDPYQGAQQHASSPVNPEWPPPPAHPAGHPVGGTAPTALLSEPAAQPAAGRRRGRGRPVALLAAVAIVAAAIGGGTAYGIQELTHGDTAATAAPAGTTVVPSSQKGTVAGVAKAVSPSIVEIKAQSNAGTSTGSGVIITSDGEIVTNNHVVSGASQVTVRTSDGKQHTADVVGTDSGKDLALIKVKGASGLTAATLGDSGKVQVGDQVVAIGSPEGLTGTVTSGIVSALDRDVTVSTDEGQRQQQPDGGWPFEFGGRQFNGDTGSSTTTYKAIQTDASLNPGNSGGALIDMNGNIIGINSAMYSAAGSSGSSDAGSVGLGFAIPVNTVKADLAKLRAGAQS; encoded by the coding sequence ATGACCGAGAGCTACCGCCGCAGCGGCGACGACGACCCGTACCAGGGCGCCCAGCAGCACGCCTCCTCCCCCGTGAACCCGGAGTGGCCGCCCCCGCCGGCCCACCCGGCCGGTCACCCCGTGGGCGGGACGGCGCCCACCGCTCTCCTCTCCGAGCCGGCGGCCCAGCCGGCGGCCGGGCGGCGCCGCGGGCGCGGCCGCCCCGTCGCCCTCCTCGCCGCCGTGGCGATCGTCGCCGCGGCGATCGGCGGCGGCACCGCCTACGGCATCCAGGAGCTCACCCACGGCGACACCGCGGCCACCGCGGCGCCCGCCGGGACCACCGTCGTCCCCTCCAGCCAGAAGGGCACGGTCGCCGGGGTCGCCAAGGCGGTCAGCCCGAGCATCGTGGAGATCAAGGCGCAGTCGAACGCCGGCACCTCCACCGGCTCCGGCGTGATCATCACGAGCGACGGCGAGATCGTCACCAACAACCACGTCGTCTCCGGCGCCTCCCAGGTCACCGTCCGCACGAGCGACGGCAAGCAGCACACCGCCGACGTCGTCGGCACCGACAGCGGCAAGGACCTCGCGCTGATCAAGGTGAAGGGCGCGTCCGGGCTGACGGCGGCCACCCTCGGCGACTCCGGCAAGGTGCAGGTCGGCGACCAGGTCGTGGCGATCGGCTCGCCCGAGGGCCTGACCGGCACGGTCACCAGCGGCATCGTCTCCGCGCTCGACCGCGACGTCACGGTCTCCACGGACGAGGGGCAGCGACAGCAGCAGCCGGACGGCGGCTGGCCGTTCGAGTTCGGCGGGCGGCAGTTCAACGGCGACACCGGGTCCTCGACGACGACGTACAAGGCGATCCAGACGGACGCCTCCCTGAACCCCGGCAACTCCGGGGGCGCGCTCATCGACATGAACGGGAACATCATCGGCATCAACTCCGCGATGTACTCGGCCGCGGGATCGTCGGGCTCCTCCGACGCCGGCAGCGTCGGACTGGGCTTCGCCATCCCCGTGAACACGGTCAAGGCCGATCTGGCGAAGCTGCGGGCGGGAGCACAGAGCTGA
- a CDS encoding response regulator transcription factor, with protein MSPADADRDPQRILIVDDEPAVREALQRSLAFEGYATEVAVDGADALEKAAAYQPDLVVLDIQMPRMDGLTAARRVRAAGDTTPILMLTARDTVGDRVTGLDAGADDYLVKPFELDELFARVRALLRRSSYAAAGAGRADDDEVLTFADLRMNLATREVSRGGRPVELTRTEFTLLEMFLAHPRQVLTREQILKAVWGFDFEPSSNSLDVYVMYLRRKTEAGGEPRLVHTVRGVGYVLRQGGAE; from the coding sequence ATGAGCCCCGCCGACGCCGACCGTGACCCGCAGCGCATCCTGATCGTCGACGACGAGCCGGCGGTGCGCGAGGCCCTCCAGCGCAGTCTCGCCTTCGAGGGCTACGCCACCGAGGTCGCGGTCGACGGCGCGGACGCCCTGGAGAAGGCGGCCGCCTACCAGCCCGACCTGGTCGTCCTCGACATCCAGATGCCCCGGATGGACGGCCTGACCGCCGCCCGCCGGGTCCGCGCCGCCGGTGACACCACACCGATCCTGATGCTCACCGCCCGCGACACCGTCGGCGACCGCGTCACCGGCCTGGACGCCGGAGCGGACGACTACCTTGTCAAGCCGTTCGAACTGGACGAGCTGTTCGCCCGGGTCCGCGCGCTGCTGCGGCGCAGCTCGTACGCGGCGGCCGGCGCGGGCCGGGCGGACGACGACGAGGTGCTGACCTTCGCCGACCTGCGGATGAACCTCGCGACCCGGGAGGTCTCCCGGGGCGGGCGGCCCGTGGAGCTGACCCGCACGGAGTTCACACTGCTGGAGATGTTCCTGGCGCACCCCCGGCAGGTCCTGACCCGCGAGCAGATCCTGAAGGCCGTCTGGGGCTTCGACTTCGAGCCCTCGTCCAACTCCCTCGACGTCTACGTCATGTACCTGCGCCGCAAGACGGAGGCGGGCGGCGAGCCGCGGCTCGTGCACACCGTCCGGGGCGTCGGGTACGTGCTGCGTCAGGGCGGCGCCGAGTGA
- a CDS encoding sensor histidine kinase, whose protein sequence is MSRALRRLRTLPIRTRLSLLVAAAVAFAVAAVSVTCWFLVQGKLYEQLNDDLRQAVRTKPGQWVELQRALTDCTTSPQDPGPFRNLYTQIVKADGTPCVTADSIGAIKVTPSDKDVIRDGATSKGVIHNSTAEDGTPVRVITVPQLAQDAGTGRQSYVAISIAVSLEGTRATLSDLALILLLVSGVGVVGAGAAGLAVARAGLRPVDKLTEAVEHVARTEDLSIRIPVEDDAEDEIARLSRSFNSMTSSLASSHELQQQLIADAGHELRTPLTSLRTNIELLTRSEETGRPLPEADRKALLASVKAQMTELAALIGDLQELSRPQGQRGERVQVVSLTDTVEAALRRVRLRGPELTIEADLRPWYVRAEPAALERAVVNILDNAVKFSPADGTIEVALADGVLTVRDHGPGIAADELPYVFDRFWRSPSARALPGSGLGLSIVARTVEQSGGQVALTRAEDGGTVATVRLPGAPTPPPGTP, encoded by the coding sequence GTGAGCAGAGCACTGCGCCGCCTCCGTACGCTGCCGATCCGCACCCGGCTGTCGCTGCTGGTCGCGGCGGCGGTGGCGTTCGCGGTGGCGGCGGTGTCGGTGACGTGCTGGTTCCTGGTGCAGGGGAAGCTGTACGAGCAGCTGAACGACGACCTGCGCCAGGCGGTGCGCACGAAGCCGGGGCAGTGGGTCGAGCTGCAGCGCGCGCTCACCGACTGCACGACGTCCCCGCAGGACCCGGGGCCCTTCCGGAACCTGTACACCCAGATCGTCAAGGCCGACGGGACGCCCTGCGTCACGGCCGACTCGATCGGCGCGATCAAGGTCACCCCGTCCGACAAGGACGTGATCAGGGACGGGGCGACCAGCAAGGGAGTCATCCACAACAGCACGGCCGAGGACGGCACGCCGGTCCGGGTCATCACGGTGCCGCAGCTGGCGCAGGACGCCGGCACCGGACGGCAGTCCTACGTGGCCATCAGCATCGCCGTGTCCCTGGAGGGCACCCGTGCCACCCTCAGCGACCTCGCCCTGATCCTCCTCCTCGTCTCCGGTGTCGGAGTCGTCGGCGCCGGGGCGGCGGGGCTCGCGGTCGCGCGGGCCGGGCTGCGGCCCGTCGACAAGCTCACCGAGGCCGTCGAGCACGTGGCCCGCACCGAGGACCTGAGCATCCGCATCCCCGTGGAGGACGACGCCGAGGACGAGATCGCCCGGCTCTCCCGGTCCTTCAACTCCATGACGTCCTCGCTGGCCAGCTCCCACGAGCTGCAGCAGCAGCTCATCGCCGACGCCGGGCACGAACTGCGCACGCCCCTCACCTCGCTGCGCACCAACATCGAGCTGCTCACCCGCAGCGAGGAGACCGGCCGGCCGCTCCCCGAGGCCGACCGCAAGGCCCTGCTCGCCTCGGTGAAGGCGCAGATGACCGAACTGGCCGCCCTGATCGGCGACCTCCAGGAGCTGTCCCGGCCGCAGGGCCAGCGCGGCGAGCGGGTCCAGGTGGTCTCCCTGACGGACACCGTGGAGGCCGCGCTGCGCCGGGTGCGGCTGCGCGGCCCGGAACTGACCATCGAGGCCGACCTGCGCCCCTGGTACGTCCGCGCGGAACCGGCGGCGCTGGAGCGCGCGGTCGTCAACATCCTCGACAACGCCGTGAAGTTCAGCCCCGCCGACGGCACGATCGAGGTGGCGCTGGCCGACGGCGTCCTCACGGTCCGCGACCACGGCCCGGGCATCGCCGCCGACGAACTGCCGTACGTCTTCGACCGCTTCTGGCGCTCCCCGAGCGCGCGGGCGCTGCCCGGTTCGGGGCTGGGCCTGTCCATCGTGGCCCGCACGGTCGAGCAGTCCGGCGGCCAGGTCGCGCTGACCCGCGCCGAGGACGGCGGGACGGTCGCGACCGTACGGCTGCCGGGGGCGCCGACGCCGCCGCCCGGGACGCCGTAG
- a CDS encoding type VII secretion protein, protein MTGTQDAHRGPLGPVPDAGQAPPPQVPRGTFVPDHGRGTPESVPTVDPRLAVALGRPQHGDSAARRAGASLRRLTASAAQEVTEQTRLAREVQQPVTTGRVVAVTSIRGGVGKSTVAALLGRTFNHYRHDPVLTLEADAALGTLPMRMGAKTVRWTCADLASILTPSMGLTDLTGYLVPVQDGGWLLPASQGRVGAPLDVRTYRTVTLALRRYFAVTVVDSETLPGEVARTAMDTAHARVVVAPMTAEGIHGTRQVLDWLAQLPHSALHTTVVALSAATPDATLDERTAVAHLREPGVPVVLLPYDRHLAQGGPIRTDLLAGATRDAAVHLAAEVMRRAAGPR, encoded by the coding sequence GTGACGGGGACTCAGGACGCACACCGCGGCCCGCTCGGGCCCGTACCGGACGCCGGGCAGGCACCCCCGCCCCAGGTCCCCCGGGGGACCTTCGTGCCCGACCACGGCCGTGGGACGCCCGAGTCCGTGCCGACCGTCGACCCCCGCCTCGCCGTCGCCCTCGGCCGCCCGCAGCACGGCGACTCGGCCGCCCGCCGCGCCGGCGCCTCGCTGCGCAGGCTGACCGCCTCCGCCGCGCAGGAGGTCACCGAGCAGACGCGGCTCGCCCGCGAGGTGCAGCAGCCCGTCACCACCGGGCGGGTCGTCGCCGTCACCTCCATCCGCGGCGGCGTCGGCAAGTCCACGGTCGCCGCGCTCCTCGGGCGCACCTTCAACCACTACCGGCACGACCCCGTCCTCACCCTGGAGGCCGACGCCGCCCTCGGCACGCTCCCGATGCGCATGGGCGCCAAGACCGTCCGCTGGACCTGCGCCGACCTGGCCTCGATCCTGACCCCGTCGATGGGGCTCACCGACCTCACCGGCTATCTGGTGCCCGTCCAGGACGGCGGCTGGCTGCTGCCCGCGAGCCAGGGCCGGGTCGGCGCCCCGCTGGACGTACGGACCTACCGGACCGTGACCCTCGCCCTGCGCCGCTACTTCGCGGTCACCGTCGTGGACAGCGAGACGCTGCCCGGCGAGGTGGCGCGGACGGCGATGGACACCGCGCACGCCCGGGTCGTGGTCGCCCCGATGACCGCCGAGGGCATCCACGGCACCCGCCAGGTGCTGGACTGGCTCGCCCAGCTCCCGCACTCCGCGCTGCACACCACGGTCGTGGCCCTCAGCGCGGCCACCCCGGACGCCACCCTCGACGAACGCACGGCCGTCGCCCATCTGCGCGAGCCCGGCGTCCCCGTCGTCCTGCTCCCCTACGACCGGCACCTCGCGCAGGGCGGCCCGATCCGCACCGACCTGCTGGCCGGCGCCACCCGCGACGCGGCGGTCCATCTGGCCGCCGAGGTCATGCGCCGCGCGGCCGGCCCCCGCTGA
- a CDS encoding type VII secretion integral membrane protein EccD: MTTTGSARTPAPEVLPRGPAGHDAIDASADDLGTRAWRWRPATRRAAGATAAVLWASAAAVLALHRLDPATVGAALLVVAPAAAGAGVLAGRARRSTTAVTLLALAAALAVVGVWASAGAHGWPGPLRAAGLAGAVAAALALAGWCTPLGRPALTGAAAVLGCLVLGEAAVLFQGGADTAVRQSRAAALPAVAAGLALGVLPRLALTASGLTALDDRRSAGVSVSRHDAGTALAVTHRALAPATVVLALAAAVSGVFLLRTATAGTVTLAVLLAVVLVLRARAFPLTVEAGALLLAAAVVVVRLAALWGEPGIVVLALLAVLQLTVHPSETPRARLRRAADLLEPWAVLALVPAAVVVSGGFA; encoded by the coding sequence GTGACAACCACGGGGTCCGCGCGCACGCCGGCGCCGGAGGTCCTTCCCCGCGGCCCCGCCGGGCACGACGCCATCGACGCGTCCGCCGACGACCTCGGGACGCGGGCCTGGCGATGGCGGCCCGCCACACGACGCGCCGCCGGCGCCACCGCCGCCGTGCTCTGGGCGTCGGCCGCCGCCGTCCTCGCCCTCCACCGCCTCGACCCGGCCACCGTCGGCGCCGCCCTGCTCGTCGTCGCCCCGGCCGCCGCCGGGGCCGGTGTCCTCGCCGGGCGGGCCCGGCGCTCCACGACCGCCGTCACCCTGCTCGCGCTGGCCGCCGCCCTGGCCGTCGTCGGCGTGTGGGCCTCGGCCGGCGCCCACGGCTGGCCGGGTCCGCTGCGCGCCGCCGGTCTCGCCGGAGCCGTGGCGGCCGCGCTCGCCCTCGCCGGCTGGTGCACCCCCCTCGGGCGTCCCGCGCTGACCGGCGCCGCCGCCGTCCTCGGCTGTCTCGTGCTGGGCGAGGCGGCCGTCCTGTTCCAGGGCGGCGCGGACACAGCCGTACGGCAGAGCCGGGCCGCCGCCCTCCCGGCGGTGGCCGCCGGACTCGCCCTCGGCGTGCTCCCGCGGCTCGCCCTGACGGCGTCCGGCCTCACCGCCCTCGACGACCGGCGCTCCGCGGGTGTCTCCGTCAGCCGGCACGACGCCGGCACCGCCCTCGCCGTCACCCACCGCGCGCTCGCCCCGGCGACCGTGGTGCTCGCCCTGGCCGCCGCCGTCTCGGGCGTGTTCCTGCTGCGCACCGCCACGGCGGGGACGGTCACGCTCGCCGTCCTGCTGGCCGTCGTCCTCGTGCTGCGCGCCCGCGCGTTCCCCCTCACCGTCGAGGCCGGGGCGCTGCTGCTGGCCGCCGCCGTCGTCGTGGTGCGGCTCGCCGCCCTGTGGGGGGAGCCCGGGATCGTCGTCCTCGCCCTGCTCGCGGTGCTGCAGTTGACCGTGCACCCGTCGGAGACGCCGCGCGCACGGCTGCGCCGGGCCGCCGACCTCCTGGAGCCGTGGGCCGTGCTCGCCCTGGTCCCGGCGGCGGTCGTGGTGTCCGGCGGCTTCGCGTAG
- a CDS encoding bifunctional metallophosphatase/5'-nucleotidase — MSATSHQQHRRRRTYALVATAAGLATVGALAAALPATASPGAGKGGHGHGHGHHPGRYQDVQLLSFNDLHGNLEPPSGSSGRVTEIQADGTTKTIDAGGVEYLATHLRQARAGKQFSVTAAGGDMVGASPLVSGLFHDEPTIEALNKLKLDVTSVGNHEFDEGSKELSRLQNGGCHPTDGCYTDKKFKGADFPYLAANVLNEKSGKPILKPYWVWKKKDVKIGFIGVTLEDTPGVVSAEGVKGLKFKDEVETINKYAKELQRQGVKSIVALIHEGGFPASSSYNYDCDSGSAGSGISGPIVDIAKNVSPSVDALVTGHTHNAYVCTIPDPSGKPRMVTSASSFGRLYTDTTLTYDRHTGDIARTSVKSANHVVSRDVTKAPDMTALISKWNTLAAPIGNRPIGYISGDIVKDGTESPLGDLIADAQLAYGKELDPATDLALMNPGGIRAPLTYAASGAEGDGVVTYAEGFTVQPFSNTVNLQTLTGAQLVQVLKEQVSGSNEAAPKILQISAGLTYTLDLTKSGADRVVTDSIKLNGAAIDPAATYRVAMNNFLAGGGDGFTTLGQGTDPLVGTDDLTVLQKYLTDNSTPSSPIAPPAADRITVVQ, encoded by the coding sequence ATGTCAGCCACATCCCACCAGCAGCACCGCAGACGCCGTACATACGCACTGGTCGCGACGGCCGCCGGGCTCGCCACCGTCGGCGCGCTCGCCGCGGCGCTCCCCGCGACCGCCTCGCCGGGCGCCGGCAAGGGCGGCCACGGGCACGGTCACGGCCACCACCCCGGCCGCTACCAGGACGTGCAGCTGCTGTCCTTCAACGACCTGCACGGCAACCTGGAGCCGCCGTCCGGCTCCTCCGGCCGGGTCACCGAGATCCAGGCCGACGGCACCACGAAGACCATCGACGCGGGCGGCGTGGAGTACCTGGCCACGCATCTGCGTCAGGCGCGCGCCGGCAAGCAGTTCTCCGTCACCGCGGCCGGCGGCGACATGGTCGGCGCCTCCCCGCTGGTCTCGGGCCTGTTCCACGACGAGCCCACCATCGAGGCGCTGAACAAGCTCAAGCTCGACGTCACGTCCGTCGGCAACCACGAGTTCGACGAGGGCTCCAAGGAACTGTCCCGCCTGCAGAACGGCGGCTGCCACCCCACCGACGGCTGCTACACGGACAAGAAGTTCAAGGGCGCCGACTTCCCGTACCTCGCCGCGAACGTCCTGAACGAGAAGAGCGGCAAGCCGATCCTCAAGCCCTACTGGGTGTGGAAGAAGAAGGACGTCAAGATCGGCTTCATCGGGGTGACCCTGGAGGACACCCCGGGCGTCGTCTCCGCCGAGGGCGTCAAGGGCCTCAAGTTCAAGGACGAGGTCGAGACGATCAACAAGTACGCCAAGGAGCTGCAGCGCCAGGGCGTGAAGTCGATCGTGGCCCTCATCCACGAGGGCGGCTTCCCGGCCTCCTCCTCGTACAACTACGACTGCGACTCCGGGAGCGCCGGCTCCGGCATCTCCGGCCCGATCGTGGACATCGCCAAGAACGTGTCGCCGTCGGTGGACGCGCTGGTCACCGGCCACACGCACAACGCGTACGTGTGCACGATCCCCGACCCGTCGGGCAAGCCCCGCATGGTCACCTCGGCCTCGTCCTTCGGCCGCCTCTACACCGACACCACGCTGACGTACGACCGCCACACCGGCGACATCGCGCGTACGTCCGTGAAGTCCGCGAACCACGTGGTCAGCCGGGACGTCACCAAGGCCCCCGACATGACCGCGCTGATCTCCAAGTGGAACACCCTCGCGGCCCCCATCGGCAACCGCCCGATCGGCTACATCTCCGGCGACATCGTCAAGGACGGCACCGAGTCCCCGCTCGGTGACCTGATCGCCGACGCCCAGCTCGCGTACGGCAAGGAGCTGGACCCGGCGACGGACCTGGCGCTGATGAACCCCGGCGGCATCCGGGCGCCCCTGACCTACGCGGCCTCGGGCGCCGAGGGCGACGGCGTGGTCACCTACGCCGAGGGCTTCACGGTGCAGCCGTTCTCCAACACGGTGAACCTGCAGACCCTCACCGGCGCCCAGCTCGTCCAGGTGCTCAAGGAGCAGGTCAGCGGCTCCAACGAGGCCGCGCCGAAGATCCTGCAGATCTCCGCGGGCCTCACCTACACACTGGACCTGACCAAGTCGGGCGCGGACCGTGTGGTGACGGACTCGATCAAGCTGAACGGCGCCGCGATCGACCCGGCCGCCACCTACCGCGTCGCGATGAACAACTTCCTCGCGGGCGGCGGCGACGGCTTCACCACGCTGGGCCAGGGCACGGACCCGCTCGTCGGCACGGACGACCTGACGGTGCTGCAGAAGTACCTGACGGACAACTCCACGCCGTCGAGCCCGATCGCGCCCCCGGCGGCCGACCGCATCACCGTCGTCCAGTAG
- the mshD gene encoding mycothiol synthase, producing the protein MTSDDIARSVPSRSVETYSVLSPEQTEAVLELLADAARVDGQQAVSEQGRLQLRHGGREGVSHLLLTADGELVGYAQLEDTDPVEAPAAELVVHPSHRGHGHGRALGTALLAASGKRLRVWAHGGHSAARHLAQVLGLTLFRELRQMRMPLTGVELPEPVLPEGVTIRTFVPGQDDAAWLAVNAAAFAHHPEQGSLTQRDLDDRKAEPWFDPAGFFLAERDGELAGFHWTKVHAEERLGEVYVVGVRPGAQGGGLGKALTTVGLRHLAAQGMPTAMLYVDADNKAAVSVYERLGFTTYETDLMYRTET; encoded by the coding sequence ATGACCAGCGACGACATCGCCCGATCCGTCCCGTCCCGTTCCGTCGAGACCTACTCCGTCCTGTCCCCGGAGCAGACCGAGGCCGTCCTCGAACTGCTCGCGGACGCCGCCCGGGTCGACGGTCAGCAGGCGGTGTCCGAACAGGGACGGCTGCAATTGCGCCACGGGGGCCGCGAGGGCGTCTCGCATCTGCTGCTGACCGCGGACGGCGAACTCGTCGGGTACGCCCAGCTGGAGGACACCGACCCGGTGGAGGCCCCGGCCGCCGAGTTGGTCGTGCACCCCTCGCACCGGGGTCACGGCCATGGGCGCGCCCTCGGTACGGCCCTTCTGGCGGCCTCCGGCAAGCGGCTGCGGGTGTGGGCGCACGGCGGGCACTCCGCCGCCCGGCATCTCGCCCAGGTGCTGGGGCTGACCCTGTTCCGTGAACTGCGCCAGATGCGGATGCCGTTGACCGGGGTCGAGCTGCCCGAGCCGGTGCTCCCGGAGGGCGTGACGATCCGTACGTTCGTGCCGGGGCAGGACGACGCGGCCTGGCTGGCGGTGAACGCGGCGGCGTTCGCCCACCATCCCGAGCAGGGCTCGCTCACCCAGCGGGACCTCGACGACCGCAAGGCCGAGCCGTGGTTCGACCCGGCGGGCTTCTTCCTGGCCGAACGCGACGGCGAACTCGCCGGCTTCCACTGGACGAAGGTCCACGCGGAGGAGCGGCTCGGCGAGGTGTACGTCGTCGGGGTGCGCCCGGGCGCCCAGGGCGGCGGCCTCGGCAAGGCGCTGACGACGGTCGGGCTGCGGCACCTGGCGGCGCAGGGGATGCCGACGGCGATGCTGTACGTCGACGCGGACAACAAGGCGGCGGTGTCGGTCTACGAACGTCTCGGCTTCACGACGTACGAGACGGACCTGATGTACCGCACGGAGACCTGA
- a CDS encoding GntR family transcriptional regulator, translating into MIEYRIDRRSGVATYVQIVQQTKQALRLGLLEPGDKLPTAREVVEATAINPNTVLKAYRELEREGLVEARRGLGTFVRRGLNTAPADSPLRAELDAWAVRARAAGLDRDDVDALFTSVLDTHFKGDPS; encoded by the coding sequence ATGATCGAGTACCGCATCGACCGGCGCTCCGGCGTCGCCACCTACGTGCAGATCGTGCAGCAGACCAAACAGGCGTTGCGGCTCGGGCTGTTGGAGCCCGGGGACAAGCTGCCCACCGCCCGGGAGGTCGTCGAGGCCACCGCCATCAACCCGAACACCGTCCTCAAGGCGTACCGCGAACTGGAGCGCGAGGGACTGGTCGAGGCGCGGCGGGGGCTCGGCACCTTCGTGCGGCGGGGGCTGAACACCGCGCCGGCGGACTCGCCGCTGCGCGCAGAGCTGGACGCCTGGGCCGTCCGGGCCCGTGCGGCCGGGCTGGACCGCGACGACGTGGACGCGCTGTTCACTTCCGTACTGGACACACACTTCAAGGGGGACCCGTCATGA